AGGTttctcgaaattaaatttttttaaaaatttgccctTGCTCCGCTCggatcaaattattttttgttttgaaaatatgaaaaaaatcagatttttgtcCCCAAAAactaaaacagaaaatgaaaatttcatgtcaTAGTTATATTTTCTCCGGGCCCACATTGGCTCTTAACTGGCCTGGCCACCAGGTGGCCCACCAGAACCATTCGGTCtatttaccataatttttatgcaatttagCGCACGTTGATTGCTATCTTTAAAAACGAATGATACcaatttgaacatttcatcTGTCTTAACAACATTCttgagaaaatgatgaaatttttcagcttaaaatttaacgtgcttaaaaaattttcaaattgcaacttttttcgATTACTGCGGTTAAATGTTAAACCTTGCTTTATACATAAATTATCACACTATCCAAAACCACAATTTGGCGGTCAATTTTCCCACTTAAATATGGGCAAATTTGGGGGTAATAACTTCACAATGAACTGCCTTATGCACTCGATGGCATGCttaaaagtataggtatactcgtGAAATGCAAAAGAAACGCGTTACTTACCAATTTGGGGAACTTCGAAGGGTCGCTTCCCTCTGTAAGGgtagtaattgaaatttttagataattttggattttcttcgATGACGTTTTCGCCCACATCTTGTACTTCGTTTTGCGAAAACAAATCGTCGTAATTGGCGAAAGGTTCGTCGTCGGGCGAGTAATGATTCCGTTTATCTCGCGACGCTGCctttgacgacgacgacgacgacgacgacgaagaagacgaCAACGATGATGAGGAAGCTGCTGATGACGACGATAAAGACGAGGACGGCAAGCCGTGATGAGCGACGACGTGATTTTTAAGCAGAAAATTCCTAGCCACCGGTTTCAGTGCGTTGaagaaattgtgttttttatcGAAAGACCAAGTTTTTTGCTCGAGATCGGTATATTTGGTAGACTGTTGGAGGGCGCGAGTCGGTGATTGTCTGTAAGCTGATGATTTCTGGCCATGGCCATCGGCCGGATTGCCGCcatcgccgccgccgccaccgccgccgccgttATCACTGTAACCCATCGGATGCTTTAATCTCGGTGGCCTGGTCGCGCTCGAAATCAGATACGAGCCGTCACTCAAAATCGCCGCCGACAACGGTATAAACGCTCCGAAAATTAATAACAAATTCCCGAATGCCCCGGGCGTCATTTTGACAAATTCacgcgattttgaattttgttggaaattttattttccttttttttttttttttttttttttttatcaatattttcgtACTAAGCTCTGCATAACCGCggcaaaaaattacgagtaaaaatggTGGTCGTCGCGAAAACCGTCGTCGAGAGAGAAGAGAAAATTCGTCGTAAAACCGGATCAAATGTAGGATTACTAAACTTCAGAAGCTTTACGAAGCGTATCTTACTCTAAAAGCCGTCACTTTGGGTGTTCATGTTTCGGTGGTAATTCCATACAACCCACTGTGTCGATTGGCACCCACGCAACTTTATACCATTGTACTACATATAAAGAATACCAATTCGGCGCATGCACATTATACTTCGCAATGCTGTAACGTCGACCGACCAAAAAAATCTTCCCGCACGAATTATCGCCGCCAGTTCTATTCTGCCCTTTTACTTGTATTCCTCTCTAGTCTCTACGAGTATGTTTGCAACTTAttctaaattttgtttttgtttttctcattttattttcattttttttcacccctttctgtcttctttctttctttcgtttCGATATCGTACACGGGCTAGACGATGTTTACGTATGGTTGACGCTCGTCGTCGActatgccatgccatgccatcaTGTACGTATAGGCTTTCTCAAGTCCCAATACACGCGTATATATAAatctttgggaaaaaaattttcaacttgcatTTCCACGAGCTGATGATTTATCGTCGCATCGCTCGACAGACTTGTAAAAACCGAAAGACGACGAGAGTGTGTAACTCGATTAAATCACTTTATCATTTATTGTATGTTTTCTGTgtgtgggggggagggggagggttggatgaaaaaaaaagacgaaggCGTATGACGAGGATAATTTTTACTGCAGATTGTAAATTTTGTCggttgaacgaaattttttttctaatctcaacagACTGCGTACGAAGGAGGACAAAACATATGAGCGAGATGCTGCAGGACGTATGacgtgaaaaatgaattcgactTTTTCGACCATCGTGTGATTGTTTTTCTCGTTGGTtgttgcggttttttttttttggtgcctCCTGTTCTGCGAAATAATATTCGTGTTTGGgcgtttttatcattttcgtgTCCACTAAACTACATACGTATATGTATTTTGCTGGctaaacgaaaatgaaaataccgaGAAGTAGACCGGTATGCCGGTTCCAGACTATGCGCGAATCACcacgaaaaaaacatgattcgcGAATATATCGCGAACTGCGAATAGTGTGTAGATCACATTTCGCACCTGTTCGTGGTGATTCGCAATCATCACGAATcagttttttcacgtttcgcGTTTCGCGCCCGATCTCTCGACCGGGCGGTTTTTAGACGAATCGTCAAAGGGATTCGCGATTcgttgacgaattttcaagttcgttCTTGTCAAATGTACATATATCGACGAAATACGAATAGTGTGTAGAGTGCAAATTCGAGGTGTTtcgtatttcatcatttttatcgcgAATCCTTCACGAATCTCAAAATGCGAACCACGAAACGCGAACCGCGCATAGTCTGGAACCGGCATTATGGTGGAAAATTAACGAGGTTTTTCGCCTGCTTTTTCGTTATGTCATCTGTTATATGAATCACGTCTTGATTCTGTTAGATAGCACACTTAGGCACCTCCTCTGTTGTTACAGCTCagctcgactcgactcgactcttTTCCCGCACTATGTCTATATAGCGTTTATCTGTATCGCTACATTTGCGCGCAATACGTGGATATTTTGCGACAAAAAGAAACGGGATTTGGATtatatttttcacgaaaattaaacctattttttccttcttttttggtactgtattattttttttctaaatttttacaCGCTTGTATAATAATAATGCGgaaggaaatttttcgaaaagtaaCCACCTTAACCCTGTAGTGGGCCATGACTCGTATTTTGGGtttggaaaataaaagaaaaaaaatattcgtcaaATTACTGGCGTCTTTTTGCCTTCTCAACgttgttttaaaatgattccGTTGCTAACAGTGTTGCTCGTTTTGCAAACGTTAAAATACCTCGATTGAAATCAGCGGGTTAggagtaatgaaaaaataacgcgATAAGGAGTAACCTGAGGATGGTCCAGCATCAGCGTGATTGGCGGAGTTTCTGAGGTATCTTTAAGATGAGAAGGAGGGCGAGGAGTCGTGTATTTTTCGCGTTCTTTTTGGAAGAAATATTCGCGTCGAAAGGTGACTTTAAAACGAGCGttgtttcttttgattttttggcgcCGATTTTGGCGGGCTTTTGAGTATGGAATTCGCGAAGTGTAATTACTCGATTGTCTGAAatgatttggtgattttttttcacaaatactAGAATTTGATGGGGgtttcgatttttggtcaaattcagATTAATTCCGtaaggtttttaattttcggacaaaattcagatttttcattttcatgtcgCCATCATTGACCCTCCAATTCCACTCTCCCACGTGAGGCTAGCTTTAGACTGCTTCAACTTGAAGGCAAtctgtttacagatttttttaagGTACCTGGTTGAAagcagttttcaaaatattcgccaaaaattcctaaagttcaaagttgagtgtttttttgaaagctcgatTTTGAAAAGCTCGCCAAATTTTGTAGCTGTaaccgaaaaatttgaaaaaaatctgcgaAGCGTGTATTTCTATGATTCATAGCTACCTAAGTATGAACTTTTCGTGATGAAATTCGCAAAACCATGAGAGGTACTTGGAGAGCGAATGATTGCGATTTTCGTTCAAAAGAAATTGTGAAGGAAATCGGAGAATCTAAACCGAAAACTGAGCTTGTTTCACATGTAATCGTCGTGCTATAAAAttgtatattgaaaaaattcaagcattttgtaaaaatttcacaaatgaagaaaattgaaaaaaaatgtaaattttaaaaataaatatatctGCCTATTTGATTTTTGTTCCCCCTCGAAATTCATGTGCAGAgaataactgaaaaatttgtactCTCGCCAGGCGAGAAATAATGGAAAAACGCATCCAGATagcttaaattttcaataaatgaaaaattctgttcgTATACAAGTTggaaattatattttgtattcTTTCCTTAATTCGTTTTCTTTTACGAGTACAGTAAACACTTCTACTTTACTTTTGATTCGGTAGTGTTCTTTTAACAGGAAATGGCACGAAAAAATTCTTCTTACCTTTTCCCATGAGAAATAACAGGATGGCCAAAATTTCGTTATAGCTTATTATGAAATAGCATCCTTCTTATTTCTCACGAGagcaaaactggaaatttttcggAGTCctttgaaaataacattgtcaagaaattaatgtaaaaaatgtttaaatgtttcgattttaaaaagaatttgtCGGTTGTTTTATAGTTTTGGGCAACTTCTTATTGGAGAGttccgattttttaaattttgatgaaatacttTTAGCAAAttaactacatacatacttaaTACTTTAATATTACagtgattttacaaaatttttatcgaGTTAGGGAATAGGAGTTCATTCATATCAACTCAAACCAAAAGGAGGTCGGGTACACGGATTTTCCTCCGATCTGGAGACTGATTTAATGGTGGGTGAAATTTGTTTATGGGATTTGAAAGAGAATAAAGGAGTTGTCAGTGTAGATAGGTAGCCAATAGGTAGAGCCTAGAGGTACCTAGTAGGGGAGAAGGAGGATGTTCTGGACAGGGTGATGTTCTGAACGAAATCTAGTTTGACCACTTTGACTGtgcctaaaaattattttttcataaaagtacgTGGCATTGTGATACTACATGCGTTTGCACTGACAAACATTCCCCTGGcagttcttatcaaaaaaatatgtgactTTGTCTAAAACGTGTGTGATTTTTTCGCCGacaactttttttagttttcaatattttgaaaagaagaaacgaCCGGAGAAAAAACTGCAGGCAATTATGAAAGTAGTGAACCTTACTTTATAACGTGAATTGGTGATATTCATCCTAGAACGCTTTCAACTCATAATATTTCCGATTGATTCCAAAATGAGGGGGTGTGATGTTCTGGACACTTTGCTTATATTACATGTATGGAATACCTGCATTGTCTCAGAAACTGAAGAAATGCATGAAAGATTGGAAAACTGGCCTAGAAAGAAAGAAAGCTTGGTTTTGCGTGGATATGTGTCATTTtcgaaatgtgtcattttttttttttttgcatgatgtttgcctcggattttcaaaaaataaccaagaGGTTGTAGAATGCCCTAAATGTTCTGAATAAACGCATAAactgttttttaataaatttcaatcgtttttcCTTTGATTAGAATACCACATCGTTGATTTTAGGTACAATTTGCATGCTGTCCAGAACATGGCACCCTCGCGTCCGGAACATGGCACCCAAAGTTATGTTCTGgacaaaaacatcgaaattttcaaagttgaattactCCACcagttttgtatttaaaaatttgcaaaaaatatatgtgGTATGTGTCACCCAAAGGAATCGTTTGCCGCCCCGATTCGCGCAGTGGCAATTtgattggcacttttttttgccattcttgGCAAAAGAGTGGTAAAgctcaaattgaaatgaaaaccagACGAAAATGCCAgtgatggcaattttgaaaacttgctacAATACAGATTACACTCTGCTTATGctagttttgacaaaattttgccaacgtTTACAATATTTTGCCAATAGTGACAAAACTTTGtccgttaaatttcaaaaaataatctattcgcAGAAGTGGGGAAGATAAGATGAGATTAGGCAGAGTCGAGCGCATGTTCTACTCTGCCTCGTTGGTTACTTCATACTTTGGTTCAGTTTTCAGTTGATGGTGAAGTAGTGAACACGTTGTACAGAAATTTGGTTATAATTGATGCGTGAAAATGTCGTCTGGAAGTCGAAGATGAATCGGTAAGTACCATACATCTGTATACATCTATCATGGGATAGGTACCATGACTTTTGTTTTATCTTGGTGTGGGTATTTGTAACTTCCTATACCTATGCACGTATGTATTTTGCGAATTGATTGCAAGTGATTCAGACGTTATGTTACAGTGATCGTTGAGGAAATCACATCATCTGGTAGGTATCATAACTTGGGTGTATTTATGCTCACCATGTACCAGCCAAGTCTTTAGATTATGCAGTTTCCATAATGATAGTCTAATGAAAACAATACTGTAACAAcgtctgaatcacttgaaaaccaaattacataatatgcgtgtacctacttacaacaaGATAAAACAAAGCATATGGTACTAATGCTACAATGAATGTatacaggtacatataattaGGTACAGATTGATTTTCGACTTCAGACATTAATTGCATCATTCCCTGCAACTTTGACCgttaaaataaacgattttcaaatttcaaatgtgttctttacaggtacctacatcaattGCCATAGGATTGCCACTGAGTGGCAAAATCATTGGCAAAATAATTGCCAATGAGATTGCCAGCAGTGGTAAAACAGAGGCAAAATAATTGCCAATTAAATTGTCACTAGTGGCAAAACGGTGGCAAAACATTTACCAATGAGATTGCCACCAGTGGCAATCTTATTggcaaaatttaatcttttgcCACATTGGCAAAGTTAAAATGCTGTCTTCTCATTGGTTGGAGCTTTGCCATTatattgccttttttttgccattagtaCACCTAGTGGcattggcaaaatattttgccatttgcgcgaatcggggcacttgatcaattttttccacattactGGGAGTCAAAAATcgggttcaaacttttttgtccagaacatcctccctctcccctaccTACTCTTTCAAATCATCTTAGGCTAGTTTTGTTGAAATCAGTTGGTGCTGGTTCGAGCGAGTATCTTTTTAATTTGCACTCAATATCCACACTCCACaggaatgttgatttttcaatgcgGATTTCGAAGCAAGCAGATTAaaagatgttttcaaaatagctcgaaataattataaaattcagatttagaggattagttttggacaaaaatacattcttgaaaatttcagaaatttctcttcgaatggaaaacttttgattttttgaattccattCGCACCCGTactccaaaatgaaattttattcgttgtAATTATTGGCAACAAGGCCTTCAACCCCTTTCTGCATTCAACTCGATGCTACTACGGGATAGGCTAATCTCAGGTCTTACAGTTGATTAGCACGTACGAGCGTGTATTACGTATACGTACAATTTCCATTCATCAAACGCTTCTGTTgtttattttaatcaaagtcATTCTCGATTCACTTTTCTGAATTTAGAGATGTTTGATTAGGCATGCGGTGGTTTTTGCTTCTCGCTGTTCGTGCAAAATATCAAATACGCCATAAATTTGCCAACACACTTGGTTCTGATGCGAGGGTGAGGGGTGAGGGTGACGAGATACTCGTATTTAGATAAGTAGCTGAAATCTTTACGCGGCGTTTTGGCACCTGGAGGCGTCTAACATTGGCGAATGATTGATCTATAGCGAATCTGTGCTCTTCATCATGTCGCGTCCGTTAGGTTAATCCACCGTGTATTTCGCAACGAACGCGTATATGttgtaaaattatttcagcTATCTAGTGCCTAGTTGCCTATACTGCTGCCTAGCTGTagtgtacatacgagtacctttTGACATAAACtttgttgttgaaaaagttgttacAATTTAGAGAGATGTTGTCTTTTAGTGGCATACTATACTATACACTTCATCAGCAGTATTGATCCTATAAACGAAGATACGATTTGTACAAGTAGGTTTAAATCAAAACTGCTACTTCGTTATCGCAACTTTTTATTtggccaagaaaaaaaaaggaaagaaaacgCAACGTTTGTacagaagttgaattttcatacctggtaaaaattttttcctcgtggAAAAGAAAACACAACAATTTACCAACTTATGTCTAGTTGTCGGAAAGTTTCTTTAACATGTTTTATAAAGTTGTCAAATTCAACGAGAATGTCGAGTTTTTTCACCGGTCGAGCTTTTTTTAGAACTActctttttagaaattcaatcatcgaaaaaaaatacagt
This region of Planococcus citri chromosome 5, ihPlaCitr1.1, whole genome shotgun sequence genomic DNA includes:
- the jeb gene encoding trinucleotide repeat-containing gene 18 protein, coding for MTPGAFGNLLLIFGAFIPLSAAILSDGSYLISSATRPPRLKHPMGYSDNGGGGGGGGDGGNPADGHGQKSSAYRQSPTRALQQSTKYTDLEQKTWSFDKKHNFFNALKPVARNFLLKNHVVAHHGLPSSSLSSSSAASSSSLSSSSSSSSSSSSKAASRDKRNHYSPDDEPFANYDDLFSQNEVQDVGENVIEENPKLSKNFNYYPYRGKRPFEVPQIECPPASDGIERFACPSPDSMGRYLCIDDHVLCDGYIDCPNEEDEDGKNCLFYKTTKAHLDVLADALLRWARGR